The proteins below come from a single Plantactinospora sp. KBS50 genomic window:
- a CDS encoding acyl-CoA dehydrogenase family protein: MDDGKRLSTYLGARSTATAVPGLVEMNQPEHPERVLLFAHPVGGSLLALQPLVRRLPDYRCLGLEASLEVLADGEPAPSMQDLARWYVTGLGERCADIDIVCGWSFGGGLAWEIACLLAQQGVRPKVVLVDSTWQFRQYREPTPSQQLRQFVSDALRSGGQHGEWLVDSPAAAAEALGIDMETFAERFEIFARNSRIIGTWWPTTGDLDIVSIRATKSSTSDWREMTSGDVDFQDLPGGHYDLLNDPENLSAIEKIIRHDVPDPGRLADPGMDVGTAAPDLFASLTELIGTARWRDLVIRSRRMDGEAIAEAYRELGRRGLLTPDWPREFGGSGAPTGVSVELFERFIATGLPDLVYALTVQIVGYFVLKSGSDRLKRELLPRISRGEEFATVLYSEPGAGSDLAALRTRAQRRGDRYVINGVKVFSIYSDISGSALVAARTGTDGNRYDGITLFVIDLAAPGVTVELVETIQPERMCRVTLRDVEVETWRRIGADGRGWGLLDGALAIERTGIDHVVRAARWLTALRVATGRPDELELLEGQVECATTVARAATEVFLRPDVAATETAVPKLYTSETCQQVGHEVLRRWRTLADRTDLDDLVREELYSGLTESPGLTLSAGSSEIMLSTIRADLGEEFSRRCRDILRRFGPELVDTLVEVLEPVGAGVRAQPLFAYCPDRRAALADALAELGFDRMERPEDEGGLGLGLTAGSAISLSLGYLGFENAYRPGPAGSREDRVRHAAYVLGLGVGLFRTAWEYAAGREQFGRRLVDLDALMFPLVRCYAELHAVGTRLYEIANTAARLDEGTLRRFELVQQDAMVRLVRAAMQVMGARGITAWSVASCFYMRCAENIGLPDPLSGKEMC; the protein is encoded by the coding sequence ATGGATGACGGCAAGCGCCTCAGCACCTACCTCGGTGCGAGGTCGACGGCGACCGCCGTACCCGGCCTCGTGGAGATGAACCAGCCGGAACACCCCGAGCGGGTCCTCCTGTTCGCACACCCGGTCGGCGGCAGCCTCCTCGCGCTCCAGCCGCTGGTGCGCAGACTTCCCGACTACCGGTGCCTCGGGCTGGAGGCCTCGCTGGAGGTCCTCGCCGACGGGGAGCCGGCCCCGTCGATGCAGGATCTCGCGCGGTGGTACGTGACCGGGCTGGGCGAGCGGTGCGCCGACATCGACATCGTGTGCGGCTGGTCGTTCGGCGGCGGCCTCGCCTGGGAGATCGCCTGCCTGCTGGCGCAGCAGGGGGTCCGCCCGAAGGTGGTCCTGGTCGACTCGACGTGGCAGTTCAGGCAGTACCGGGAGCCCACGCCGAGCCAGCAACTGCGGCAGTTCGTCAGCGACGCGCTGAGGTCGGGCGGACAGCACGGCGAGTGGCTGGTCGACTCGCCGGCGGCGGCCGCCGAGGCCCTGGGCATCGACATGGAGACGTTCGCGGAGCGCTTCGAGATCTTCGCGCGCAACTCCCGCATCATCGGCACCTGGTGGCCCACGACCGGCGATCTCGACATCGTCTCGATCCGCGCCACGAAGTCCTCCACATCGGACTGGCGGGAGATGACCTCGGGCGACGTCGACTTCCAGGACCTGCCCGGCGGGCACTACGACCTGCTCAACGACCCCGAGAACCTGTCCGCCATCGAGAAGATCATCCGGCACGACGTCCCGGACCCGGGCCGGCTCGCGGACCCGGGCATGGACGTCGGGACCGCCGCGCCCGACCTGTTCGCGTCGCTGACCGAGCTGATCGGCACGGCCCGGTGGCGCGACCTCGTGATCCGGTCCCGGCGGATGGACGGGGAGGCGATCGCCGAGGCGTACCGGGAACTGGGCCGGCGTGGGCTGCTCACCCCGGACTGGCCGCGCGAGTTCGGCGGATCGGGGGCGCCGACGGGGGTGAGCGTCGAACTGTTCGAGCGGTTCATCGCGACCGGACTGCCCGACCTGGTGTACGCGCTCACCGTGCAGATCGTCGGCTACTTCGTGCTGAAGTCCGGCTCCGACCGGCTGAAACGCGAACTGCTCCCGCGCATCAGCCGGGGTGAGGAGTTCGCCACCGTGCTCTACAGCGAGCCGGGCGCGGGCAGCGACCTCGCCGCGCTGCGTACCCGGGCGCAGCGCCGCGGCGACCGGTACGTCATCAACGGCGTCAAGGTGTTCAGCATCTACAGCGACATCTCGGGTTCGGCACTGGTGGCCGCGCGCACCGGAACGGACGGCAACAGGTACGACGGCATCACCCTCTTCGTCATCGACCTGGCCGCGCCCGGCGTGACCGTCGAACTCGTCGAGACGATCCAGCCCGAGCGGATGTGCCGGGTGACGCTGCGCGACGTCGAGGTCGAAACCTGGCGCCGGATCGGTGCGGACGGCCGCGGGTGGGGACTGCTGGACGGCGCCCTGGCCATCGAACGCACCGGCATCGACCACGTGGTGCGGGCGGCCCGATGGCTGACCGCACTCCGTGTGGCCACCGGCCGACCCGACGAGCTCGAGTTGCTCGAGGGGCAGGTCGAGTGCGCCACGACGGTGGCCCGCGCGGCGACGGAGGTGTTCCTGCGCCCCGATGTCGCGGCGACCGAGACCGCCGTGCCCAAGCTGTACACGAGCGAGACCTGCCAGCAGGTCGGGCACGAGGTACTGCGTCGCTGGCGGACGCTGGCGGACCGGACCGACCTCGACGACCTCGTCCGGGAGGAGCTGTACTCCGGACTCACCGAGTCGCCCGGGCTGACGCTGTCGGCCGGCTCGTCGGAGATCATGCTGTCCACCATCAGGGCGGACCTCGGCGAGGAGTTCTCCCGCCGCTGTCGGGACATCCTCCGGCGCTTCGGGCCGGAGCTGGTGGACACCCTGGTGGAGGTCCTCGAACCGGTCGGCGCCGGCGTCCGGGCGCAGCCCCTGTTCGCGTACTGCCCGGACCGCCGCGCGGCGCTGGCGGACGCCCTGGCCGAGCTGGGGTTCGACCGCATGGAGCGGCCCGAGGACGAGGGCGGTCTCGGGCTCGGTCTCACCGCCGGGTCCGCGATCAGCCTGAGCCTCGGCTACCTCGGCTTCGAGAACGCCTACCGGCCCGGCCCGGCCGGTTCCCGCGAGGACCGCGTACGCCACGCGGCCTACGTGCTGGGTCTCGGCGTCGGGCTGTTCCGCACGGCCTGGGAGTACGCGGCCGGCCGCGAACAGTTCGGCCGGCGCCTGGTCGACCTCGACGCGTTGATGTTCCCGCTGGTGCGCTGCTACGCCGAGCTGCACGCGGTGGGCACGCGGCTGTACGAGATCGCGAACACCGCGGCGCGGCTGGACGAGGGCACGCTGCGGCGGTTCGAGCTGGTCCAGCAGGACGCGATGGTCCGCCTGGTACGCGCCGCGATGCAGGTCATGGGCGCCCGAGGCATCACGGCGTGGTCGGTCGCGTCGTGCTTCTACATGCGGTGCGCGGAGAACATCGGGCTACCCGACCCACTGTCAGGCAAGGAGATGTGCTGA
- a CDS encoding RimK family alpha-L-glutamate ligase: protein MPSIPARPDDGRIAVLASRVGADEKRLFEAFDRRGVAFDQVDTRRRWFAAGQRDLPWRLALNREIGQVRAEYAARCLAAGGVDVVNSAEATAVCGDKWRTTMALQAAGLPVPRTALGLTPAAALDALEVIGYPALVKPLVGSWGRLVVRLPDRASAEGVFEYVAALPGPQSHLGYVQELVDKPGRDIRAIMVGGELLGAVYRVGEAWRTNVALGGRTRPCEPTPEITKLSTDAAAAVGADIAGVDLIEDSDGRLLVLEVNHRVEFSGFQAAFGERVDVADRIVEHLLERGRR, encoded by the coding sequence GTGCCATCGATACCAGCGCGCCCCGACGACGGCCGGATCGCCGTGTTGGCCAGTCGGGTCGGCGCGGACGAGAAGCGGCTGTTCGAGGCGTTCGATCGGCGTGGTGTCGCCTTCGACCAGGTCGACACGCGGCGGCGTTGGTTCGCGGCCGGGCAGCGCGACCTGCCCTGGCGGCTCGCGCTGAACCGGGAGATCGGCCAGGTCCGGGCCGAGTACGCGGCCCGTTGCCTCGCCGCCGGCGGCGTCGACGTGGTCAACAGCGCCGAGGCGACCGCGGTGTGCGGGGACAAGTGGCGGACCACCATGGCGTTGCAGGCGGCCGGACTGCCGGTGCCGCGCACGGCGCTCGGCCTCACCCCCGCGGCCGCGCTCGACGCGCTGGAGGTCATCGGCTATCCGGCGCTGGTCAAACCGCTGGTCGGGTCGTGGGGCCGGCTCGTGGTCCGGCTGCCCGACCGCGCGAGCGCGGAAGGCGTGTTCGAGTACGTCGCGGCGCTGCCCGGCCCTCAGTCGCACCTCGGGTACGTGCAGGAACTGGTCGACAAGCCCGGCCGGGACATCCGGGCGATCATGGTCGGCGGTGAACTGCTGGGCGCCGTCTACCGGGTCGGCGAGGCGTGGCGGACCAATGTGGCGCTCGGCGGGCGGACCCGGCCGTGCGAGCCGACGCCCGAGATCACCAAGCTGTCGACGGACGCCGCCGCCGCGGTCGGCGCCGACATCGCCGGCGTCGACCTGATCGAGGACAGCGACGGCCGGCTGCTGGTGCTGGAGGTCAACCACCGGGTCGAGTTCTCCGGCTTCCAGGCCGCGTTCGGCGAGCGTGTCGACGTCGCGGACCGCATCGTGGAACACCTACTGGAGCGAGGGCGCCGATGA
- a CDS encoding BtrH N-terminal domain-containing protein — MTGEVTARAYLTAQPQLWYRDLISCLQATFGTLVARLGADPLAVLGAGWRFLHLPGDVRFDEFYYPCPDGDLGAALAPHHRLRARWWQPADEDDVWREIRGSLARDQPVIAAVDNFHLPFRPAYGDVHAAHLVVVYGLDEERGLVYVSDAMPPAYRGPVPIDEFLNSWGSANPADVQDAFFSDSRIGRRCLDVRLDAPPAPLTPELLDGYLRIDVDNFTTATAARTGLAGFDAFAGELVDRCRAGDGAALRELYPFGWGMQAQASLHGELLRRCGREWGDPALAGAGRAVEAVAHAWTGLRITGAHGIADAPAVAADIAHHATVLRGKYAYAVDALSAAI, encoded by the coding sequence ATGACCGGTGAGGTGACGGCCCGGGCCTACCTGACCGCGCAGCCGCAGCTGTGGTACCGCGACCTGATCAGCTGCCTGCAGGCCACGTTCGGCACGCTGGTGGCCCGGCTGGGCGCCGACCCGCTGGCCGTGCTCGGGGCGGGCTGGCGGTTCCTGCACCTGCCCGGCGACGTCCGGTTCGACGAGTTCTACTACCCCTGCCCGGACGGCGACCTGGGCGCGGCCCTGGCCCCGCACCACCGGTTGCGGGCCCGCTGGTGGCAGCCGGCCGACGAGGACGACGTGTGGCGGGAGATCCGCGGGTCGCTGGCCCGCGACCAGCCGGTCATCGCCGCGGTGGACAACTTCCACCTGCCGTTCCGGCCCGCCTACGGCGACGTGCACGCCGCTCACCTCGTGGTGGTCTACGGCCTGGACGAGGAGCGCGGGCTCGTGTACGTCTCGGACGCGATGCCGCCGGCCTACCGCGGTCCGGTTCCGATCGACGAGTTCCTGAACAGTTGGGGTTCGGCCAACCCGGCCGACGTGCAGGACGCGTTCTTCAGCGACTCGCGGATCGGCCGGCGGTGTCTGGACGTCCGGCTGGACGCCCCGCCCGCGCCGCTGACCCCCGAACTGCTCGACGGCTACCTGCGCATCGACGTCGACAACTTCACCACGGCCACCGCGGCCCGCACCGGTCTCGCCGGGTTCGACGCGTTCGCCGGGGAACTGGTCGACCGGTGCCGCGCCGGGGACGGTGCCGCGCTGCGCGAGCTGTACCCGTTCGGCTGGGGCATGCAGGCGCAGGCGTCGCTGCACGGCGAACTCCTGCGCCGCTGCGGCCGGGAGTGGGGCGACCCGGCCCTCGCCGGGGCCGGACGGGCCGTCGAGGCGGTCGCCCACGCCTGGACCGGGCTGCGCATCACCGGCGCGCACGGGATCGCCGACGCCCCGGCGGTCGCCGCCGACATCGCTCACCACGCCACCGTGCTGCGTGGCAAGTACGCGTACGCCGTCGACGCCCTCAGCGCGGCGATCTGA
- a CDS encoding non-ribosomal peptide synthetase, producing the protein MVRGPAATGETTYNVAFAFRLDGELNADALAATLASIVVRHEALRTYVLVENDQYFQGIVEDPEVVLERSHADSETEANRILAELAETRFTLTAFPLWKFDLVTVRDDLHFLSVVFHHIIFDGVSSAIFFDELVREYNARRVGAVPEIKPPAVQFADFSAWQRKRLQAGAWQASVDYWTETLRDVEVMDIPGDRPLPPEATYPGSSESSEWKGVAGDVKRLALALSTTPATVFATAMACVYHRYSGSEDVIFGMPNANRGEIETERTIGFFINMLPLRCPVAPDETFRECLARVQQRLRGAQAHGYLPLEEIIAHTNVQRDSSRSTLLQYTLTINEWTDQLQLIDGVKLTDILPKTTRAKFFQQWTLNQDGEDLDVNTVYNTDIFDLATIQTIQRVFVGFLRRALAAPDVSMQRLWDSDEESRELQARLGVGTRAPVPTGSVFAHFRDVADAHEHRVAVSTPTAQLTYGQLLRRVDLLRARLSAAGVGAGSRVGVALEPSPDFPAAVLALMSLGAVYVPIDAMNPRGRIEAIIDNADLLHVICDATTAGISPALEWRLPAEDEPPAQQPEVARGQDAAAYLMYTSGSTGTPKGVLISHDNILGFIRNVQVLFELSPQDRVLGYASCGFDVSIFEMFGALLSGASLHLVPSAQRLSMPDVQRFLQERRITVTDLPPSVMKLLDPAPLDDLRIVFVGGEAFSHELVRAWGRGRRIFNGYGVTECTVTSIVKELREPLSPAALPMGGPMDNHTAYVLDDHHRPVPQGVIGQLALGGVGLTSGYWRRDEDNQKKFVADPIGPDPTARVYLSGDLARLNGDGELVYVGRRDRQVKINGVRIEIGEIESVVRAADGIKNVYVQVRPDGDQKRVVAYCATGVGGTVSEAVLREHCRKRLVSTMRPSSFVLMDELPINASGKIDERALPAVGFDAVVESAPVEQLNDIERTMLTEAFGPILGRVDFSKTTSFFDLGGTSLQAVQLMSKIKKLFSTTISLVVFFNDSSVQSMALEVERARLASLSPEELEQAIERMSEEDVARLLVSE; encoded by the coding sequence GTGGTTCGTGGACCAGCTGCAACCGGGGAGACGACCTACAACGTCGCGTTCGCGTTCCGGCTCGACGGCGAGCTGAACGCCGACGCCCTCGCCGCCACGCTCGCCAGCATCGTCGTGCGGCACGAGGCGCTGCGCACCTACGTCCTGGTCGAGAACGACCAGTACTTCCAGGGGATCGTCGAGGATCCCGAGGTCGTGCTGGAGCGGTCGCACGCGGACTCCGAGACCGAGGCGAACCGGATCCTCGCCGAACTCGCCGAGACCCGGTTCACGCTGACGGCGTTCCCGCTGTGGAAGTTCGATCTGGTCACCGTCCGTGACGATCTGCACTTCCTCAGCGTGGTCTTCCACCACATCATCTTCGACGGCGTGTCGTCGGCGATCTTCTTCGACGAACTCGTGCGGGAGTACAACGCGCGGCGGGTCGGCGCCGTACCGGAGATCAAGCCGCCGGCCGTCCAGTTCGCCGACTTCAGCGCGTGGCAGCGCAAGCGCCTGCAGGCCGGGGCATGGCAGGCCAGCGTCGACTACTGGACCGAGACGCTGCGCGACGTCGAGGTCATGGACATACCCGGCGACCGTCCGCTGCCACCCGAGGCGACCTACCCCGGCAGCTCGGAGTCGAGCGAGTGGAAGGGCGTCGCGGGCGACGTCAAGCGCCTCGCCCTGGCCCTGTCGACCACCCCGGCGACGGTGTTCGCGACGGCGATGGCCTGCGTGTACCACCGGTACTCGGGATCCGAGGACGTCATCTTCGGGATGCCCAACGCGAACCGCGGCGAGATCGAGACCGAGCGGACCATCGGCTTCTTCATCAACATGCTGCCGCTGCGCTGCCCGGTCGCACCGGACGAGACGTTCCGGGAGTGCCTGGCGCGGGTCCAGCAGCGGCTGCGCGGCGCCCAGGCGCACGGCTACCTGCCGCTCGAGGAGATCATCGCGCACACGAACGTCCAGCGGGACTCCTCGCGGTCGACGCTGCTGCAGTACACGCTGACGATCAACGAGTGGACCGACCAGCTCCAGCTCATCGACGGCGTCAAGCTGACCGACATCCTGCCCAAAACGACCCGGGCGAAGTTCTTCCAGCAGTGGACGCTCAACCAGGACGGTGAGGACCTGGACGTCAACACCGTCTACAACACCGACATCTTCGACCTGGCGACGATCCAGACCATCCAGCGGGTGTTCGTCGGGTTCCTGCGCCGGGCGCTGGCCGCGCCGGACGTCAGCATGCAGCGGCTCTGGGACTCCGACGAGGAGTCCCGGGAGCTACAGGCCCGCCTCGGCGTCGGCACCCGCGCGCCGGTGCCCACCGGCAGCGTCTTCGCGCACTTCCGCGACGTCGCCGACGCGCACGAGCACCGCGTGGCGGTCAGCACCCCCACCGCGCAGCTGACCTACGGGCAGCTCCTGCGCCGGGTCGACCTGCTGCGCGCCCGGTTGAGCGCGGCCGGGGTGGGCGCCGGCAGCCGGGTGGGTGTCGCGCTCGAACCGTCGCCCGACTTCCCGGCGGCCGTGCTGGCCCTGATGTCGCTGGGCGCGGTCTACGTCCCGATCGACGCGATGAACCCGCGCGGCCGGATCGAGGCGATCATCGACAACGCCGACCTGTTGCACGTGATCTGCGACGCGACCACGGCCGGGATCTCCCCGGCGCTGGAGTGGCGGCTGCCGGCCGAGGACGAGCCACCGGCGCAGCAGCCGGAGGTGGCCCGCGGCCAGGACGCGGCGGCCTACCTGATGTACACCTCGGGCAGCACGGGCACGCCCAAGGGCGTGCTGATCAGCCACGACAACATCCTCGGCTTCATCCGCAACGTCCAGGTGCTGTTCGAGCTCTCGCCGCAGGACCGGGTCCTCGGCTACGCGTCCTGCGGTTTCGACGTCTCGATCTTCGAGATGTTCGGTGCGTTGCTCAGCGGCGCGTCGCTGCACCTCGTGCCGTCCGCTCAGCGGCTGAGCATGCCGGATGTCCAGCGGTTCCTGCAGGAGCGCCGGATCACCGTGACCGACCTGCCGCCGTCGGTGATGAAGCTGCTCGATCCGGCGCCGCTGGATGACCTGCGCATCGTGTTCGTCGGCGGCGAGGCGTTCTCCCACGAACTCGTCCGGGCGTGGGGCAGGGGCCGCCGCATCTTCAACGGGTACGGCGTGACCGAGTGCACCGTCACCAGCATCGTGAAGGAGCTGCGGGAGCCGCTGTCGCCGGCCGCCCTGCCGATGGGCGGGCCGATGGACAACCACACGGCGTACGTGCTGGACGACCACCACCGGCCGGTACCCCAGGGGGTCATCGGGCAGCTGGCGCTCGGCGGCGTCGGCCTGACGTCCGGCTACTGGCGCCGGGACGAGGACAACCAGAAGAAGTTCGTCGCCGACCCGATCGGTCCCGATCCGACGGCCCGGGTCTACCTCTCCGGCGACCTGGCACGGCTCAACGGCGACGGCGAACTCGTCTACGTCGGGCGGCGCGACCGACAGGTCAAGATCAACGGCGTGCGGATCGAGATCGGCGAGATCGAGAGCGTGGTCCGCGCGGCCGACGGGATCAAGAACGTGTACGTGCAGGTCCGACCGGACGGGGATCAGAAGCGGGTCGTGGCGTACTGCGCGACCGGGGTCGGCGGCACCGTCTCCGAGGCGGTGCTGCGGGAACACTGCCGCAAGCGCCTGGTGTCCACGATGCGGCCCAGCAGCTTCGTGCTCATGGACGAGCTGCCGATCAACGCGAGCGGGAAGATCGACGAGCGGGCGCTGCCCGCCGTCGGCTTCGACGCCGTCGTGGAGTCCGCGCCGGTGGAGCAGCTCAACGACATCGAACGCACGATGCTCACCGAGGCGTTCGGGCCGATCCTGGGCCGTGTCGACTTCTCCAAGACCACCAGCTTCTTCGACCTGGGCGGGACGAGCCTGCAGGCCGTCCAGCTGATGTCCAAGATCAAGAAGCTGTTCAGCACGACGATCTCCCTGGTCGTGTTCTTCAACGATTCGAGCGTGCAGAGCATGGCCCTGGAGGTCGAACGGGCCCGGCTGGCCAGCCTGTCGCCCGAGGAGCTCGAACAGGCCATCGAGCGGATGAGCGAAGAAGACGTGGCCCGACTCCTGGTCAGCGAGTAG
- a CDS encoding DegT/DnrJ/EryC1/StrS aminotransferase family protein, with amino-acid sequence MSKLAAFGGTAAVPKNRRGVEWPLIEDEDRKAVLDTLDGGRLVSNTQGVNPVATLEQNWAQRFGFEHCVAVSTGTAALSLALAGLGIGPGDEVIVPALSFIATGLAPVHQMATPVFADVDPITFNLDPDDVLRRITPRTAAIIPVHLHGAPADMDRLLDIARRHGLAVIEDAAQAPGATYRGRPVGGIGVAGAFSLQVTKNIPTCGEGGLLVTGRAELAEAVRRARQFGEVIESGRDRDYVSHGLGWNHKMNAIQAAFTTTQLARFDGYERQRQRNVAEFLARLAPLPGLRVPTALPDTTHAWHILRFRFERAGFGLCEDVRPEALRSVLRRLLRAEGVPMSQYQLMPLPDQKVFVERVGFGAGYPWAVTGDPAPGADADGDGDADHPVARAIIADSLTIQKRHLNPGSGELLGLYADAFEKVWANRDTVATLATAAS; translated from the coding sequence ATGAGCAAGCTGGCAGCGTTCGGCGGCACGGCCGCCGTACCGAAGAACCGGCGCGGCGTGGAATGGCCGCTGATCGAGGACGAGGACCGCAAGGCCGTCCTCGACACGCTCGACGGCGGCCGGCTGGTGTCCAACACCCAGGGCGTGAACCCGGTCGCCACCCTCGAACAGAACTGGGCGCAGCGGTTCGGCTTCGAGCACTGCGTCGCGGTCTCCACCGGTACGGCCGCGCTGTCCCTGGCGCTGGCCGGGCTCGGGATCGGACCGGGTGACGAGGTGATCGTGCCCGCGCTCAGTTTCATCGCCACCGGGCTCGCGCCGGTACACCAGATGGCCACTCCCGTGTTCGCCGACGTCGACCCGATCACCTTCAACCTCGACCCGGACGATGTGCTGCGCCGGATCACGCCGAGAACCGCGGCGATCATCCCGGTGCATTTGCACGGCGCGCCCGCCGACATGGACCGGCTCCTGGACATCGCACGCCGGCACGGCCTCGCGGTGATCGAGGACGCGGCCCAGGCGCCCGGCGCGACGTACCGGGGTCGGCCGGTCGGCGGGATCGGCGTCGCGGGGGCGTTCAGCCTGCAGGTCACGAAGAACATCCCGACCTGCGGCGAGGGTGGCCTGCTGGTCACCGGCCGCGCCGAGCTGGCCGAGGCGGTCCGCCGCGCCCGGCAGTTCGGCGAGGTGATCGAGAGTGGCCGCGACCGCGACTACGTGTCGCACGGCCTGGGCTGGAACCACAAGATGAACGCCATCCAGGCCGCCTTCACCACCACCCAGTTGGCCCGCTTCGACGGGTACGAACGCCAGCGGCAACGCAACGTCGCCGAGTTCCTCGCCCGGCTGGCGCCGCTGCCCGGCCTGCGCGTACCGACCGCGCTCCCGGACACCACGCACGCCTGGCACATCCTGCGGTTCCGGTTCGAGCGGGCCGGGTTCGGCCTCTGCGAGGACGTACGGCCGGAGGCGCTGCGCTCGGTGCTGCGGCGGCTGCTGCGCGCCGAGGGCGTGCCGATGTCGCAGTACCAGCTCATGCCGCTGCCCGACCAGAAGGTGTTCGTCGAGCGCGTCGGGTTCGGCGCCGGCTATCCGTGGGCCGTGACCGGCGACCCGGCCCCGGGCGCGGACGCGGACGGGGACGGGGACGCGGACCACCCGGTTGCCCGCGCGATCATCGCCGACTCCCTCACCATCCAGAAGCGGCACCTCAATCCGGGATCGGGCGAGCTGCTCGGCCTGTACGCGGACGCGTTCGAGAAGGTCTGGGCGAACCGGGACACGGTGGCGACACTCGCGACGGCGGCGTCATGA
- a CDS encoding M20/M25/M40 family metallo-hydrolase, whose translation MNFAFTASGAVTETYAVGLLRGMLEVPSPSYQERALADFLADAMAVLGFRSHIDAVGNVIGVIERGEGPTVMLLGHLDTIPGEIPVHCEDGKLYGRGAVDAKGPLAAMICAAASAVDFPGRLVVVGAVEEETPCSRGAMAIRVTHDQPDALIVGEPSGWSSVVLGYKGKLDLRYTVRLPSTHPSNPAPKASDLAVACWTALVDLLGPDASLGVFDRPGATLCQLNADLTAATVDFSIRTPPGHDADALVRDLRDRLPVGDIEVLNSVAACRTNRSTPVARALTCGIRRLHGQPRYVVKTATSDMNTLAEVWDIPMATYGPGDSRLDHADTEHIVLSDYLRGIDVLSIALSELAHLPVRSDGDQHTGSREDAPSIDATNLKGSFA comes from the coding sequence ATGAACTTCGCATTCACCGCGTCCGGCGCGGTCACCGAGACGTACGCCGTGGGCCTGCTGCGCGGGATGCTGGAGGTCCCGTCGCCCTCCTATCAGGAGCGCGCGCTGGCCGACTTCCTGGCCGACGCCATGGCGGTCCTGGGTTTCCGGTCGCACATCGACGCGGTGGGCAACGTCATCGGCGTGATCGAGCGCGGCGAGGGACCGACCGTGATGCTGCTGGGACACCTGGACACCATCCCGGGCGAGATCCCGGTCCACTGCGAGGACGGCAAGCTGTACGGCCGGGGCGCGGTCGACGCGAAGGGTCCGCTCGCGGCGATGATCTGCGCCGCGGCCAGCGCGGTGGACTTCCCCGGCCGGCTCGTGGTCGTCGGCGCCGTGGAGGAGGAGACCCCGTGCTCGCGCGGGGCGATGGCGATCCGGGTCACCCACGACCAGCCGGACGCGTTGATCGTCGGCGAGCCGAGCGGCTGGTCGAGCGTGGTGCTCGGCTACAAGGGCAAGCTCGACCTGCGCTACACGGTCAGGCTTCCGTCGACCCACCCGAGCAACCCGGCGCCGAAGGCCTCCGACCTGGCGGTCGCCTGCTGGACGGCGCTGGTGGACCTGCTCGGGCCGGACGCGAGCCTCGGCGTGTTCGACCGGCCGGGCGCGACGCTCTGCCAGCTCAACGCGGATTTGACCGCGGCGACCGTCGATTTCAGCATCCGCACCCCACCGGGCCACGACGCCGATGCGCTGGTCCGCGACCTGCGGGACCGCCTGCCGGTCGGCGACATCGAGGTGCTGAACTCGGTCGCGGCCTGCCGCACGAACCGGTCCACGCCGGTGGCGCGCGCGCTGACGTGCGGCATCCGGCGGCTGCACGGCCAGCCGCGGTACGTGGTGAAGACCGCCACCTCCGACATGAACACCCTCGCCGAGGTCTGGGACATCCCGATGGCCACGTACGGCCCCGGCGACAGCCGGCTCGACCACGCCGACACCGAGCACATCGTGTTGTCGGACTACCTGCGCGGCATCGACGTGCTGTCCATCGCCCTCTCGGAGCTGGCGCACCTGCCCGTCCGGTCGGACGGCGACCAGCACACCGGTTCCCGAGAAGACGCTCCGTCGATCGATGCGACCAACCTGAAGGGGAGCTTCGCGTGA
- a CDS encoding sulfotransferase family protein, translating to MEDAPERIPVLALWSAPRSRSTAFARMMAERNDHLVVHEPFSQVVDFGEAKVGDRVAHTEQEVLDALRAVAAGRPVFFKDTMDFHYPALLADRAFLRAATHTFIIRHPSEAIASHFALNPDLGRDEIGFAWLHEVFDAVRSATGGTPTVIDSDDLLDRPRDTVRAYCAAVGIPFVPEALSWRPGMRPEWQATGRWHRSTSRTAGFERKAGDAAAVVEANPVLRGYLDYHLPYYERLRAAAIRP from the coding sequence ATGGAAGACGCACCCGAACGGATACCGGTGCTCGCGCTGTGGAGCGCGCCGCGCAGCCGCTCCACCGCCTTCGCCCGGATGATGGCGGAGCGCAACGATCACCTCGTGGTGCACGAACCGTTCTCCCAGGTGGTCGACTTCGGCGAGGCGAAGGTGGGCGACCGGGTCGCACACACCGAGCAGGAGGTGCTCGACGCCCTGCGCGCGGTCGCCGCCGGGCGGCCGGTGTTCTTCAAGGACACCATGGACTTCCACTATCCGGCGCTGCTGGCCGACCGGGCCTTCCTGCGGGCCGCCACCCACACGTTCATCATCCGCCACCCGAGCGAGGCCATCGCCTCGCACTTCGCCCTGAACCCGGACCTGGGCCGCGACGAGATCGGCTTCGCCTGGCTGCACGAGGTCTTCGACGCGGTGCGCTCGGCCACCGGCGGGACGCCCACCGTGATCGACTCGGACGACCTGCTGGACCGGCCGCGGGACACCGTGCGGGCGTACTGCGCGGCGGTGGGCATCCCGTTCGTGCCGGAGGCGTTGAGCTGGCGGCCGGGGATGCGACCGGAGTGGCAGGCGACCGGCCGGTGGCACCGGTCGACCAGCCGGACCGCGGGCTTCGAACGCAAGGCCGGCGACGCCGCCGCGGTGGTCGAGGCGAATCCGGTGCTGCGGGGCTACCTCGATTACCACCTGCCGTACTACGAGCGGTTGCGCGCGGCGGCGATCCGGCCCTGA